A DNA window from Micromonospora sp. NBC_01739 contains the following coding sequences:
- a CDS encoding GntR family transcriptional regulator, translating into MVDQFSPTPLYVQLADLITKRIESGELQPLKPLPSELRLQQEYGVARGTVRAAIALLRERGLVMTMPQRGTYVTERQPEA; encoded by the coding sequence ATGGTCGATCAGTTCTCACCGACGCCCCTGTACGTGCAGCTCGCTGACCTGATCACCAAGCGCATCGAGTCGGGAGAGTTGCAGCCACTCAAGCCACTGCCGAGCGAACTCCGGCTACAGCAGGAGTACGGCGTGGCGCGCGGCACGGTCCGCGCTGCGATCGCGCTGTTGCGGGAGCGGGGGTTGGTCATGACCATGCCGCAACGCGGAACGTACGTGACGGAGCGTCAACCCGAGGCGTAG
- a CDS encoding LGFP repeat-containing protein: protein MVEGETVMGVGVALAAAAGTAGINEGSKRVADMLHGSRSCLIELTNRTGHVLRVQSHTHDHGGFAEPPSAEVPAETIDIFGSQSKGGSFATGTNGSVTYRLGDSNTTVRIGWNHPFVGEVDCDARLDGADRLAFHLDCIAGSGDMAHVKYHLRLVDTRGHAVFGAILEKWASMGYSNSPLKFPVMSEGTVADGVGRFQNFEGGMIYWHPQIGAFVIWGLIGERWLQIGKEQFGYPITDETATPDGIGRFNHFRAFTPNGPVDASIYWTQQTGAHEVYGGIRQKWAEMGFEKSHLRYPISHEEDHEGGRIQRFQGGALFWNGQQVVVR, encoded by the coding sequence ATGGTCGAAGGGGAGACGGTGATGGGTGTAGGAGTAGCGCTGGCTGCCGCCGCTGGGACTGCGGGCATCAACGAGGGGTCGAAGAGGGTGGCGGACATGCTCCACGGCTCCCGTTCGTGTCTGATCGAGTTGACGAACCGGACAGGGCATGTGCTGCGAGTGCAGTCCCACACCCACGATCACGGCGGGTTCGCGGAACCCCCGAGTGCCGAAGTGCCGGCTGAGACGATCGACATCTTCGGTTCGCAGAGCAAGGGCGGCTCCTTCGCCACCGGAACGAACGGTTCGGTCACCTACCGCCTTGGCGACTCCAACACGACGGTGCGAATCGGTTGGAACCATCCGTTCGTCGGCGAGGTGGATTGCGACGCCCGCCTTGACGGTGCCGACAGGTTGGCGTTCCACCTGGACTGCATCGCGGGGTCGGGCGACATGGCGCACGTGAAGTACCACCTACGCCTGGTGGACACGAGGGGCCACGCCGTCTTCGGCGCCATTCTGGAGAAGTGGGCGTCGATGGGGTACTCGAACAGTCCGCTCAAGTTCCCGGTTATGAGCGAGGGCACCGTGGCCGACGGAGTCGGTCGGTTCCAGAACTTCGAAGGCGGAATGATCTACTGGCACCCCCAGATCGGGGCCTTCGTCATCTGGGGCCTGATCGGAGAGCGCTGGCTCCAGATCGGCAAGGAGCAGTTCGGCTACCCCATCACGGATGAGACGGCCACCCCGGACGGGATCGGTCGGTTCAACCACTTCCGTGCGTTCACGCCGAACGGACCCGTCGACGCGTCGATCTACTGGACGCAGCAGACCGGTGCCCACGAGGTGTACGGCGGGATCCGCCAGAAGTGGGCGGAGATGGGCTTCGAGAAGAGTCATCTCCGATACCCGATCTCCCACGAGGAAGACCACGAAGGGGGACGTATCCAGCGGTTCCAGGGCGGTGCGTTGTTCTGGAACGGCCAGCAGGTGGTGGTCCGCTGA